One window of the Candidatus Saccharibacteria bacterium genome contains the following:
- a CDS encoding DUF1905 domain-containing protein — protein MQFAFSSELWLYPGEGAWVFATLPAKIAQDIKLVTSTSPKRGFGSIRVRAAVNDTEWFTSIFPDRKTGSYLLPIKQDVRKRAKISTGDRCKFTIYIEDVF, from the coding sequence ATGCAATTTGCGTTCAGTTCTGAACTATGGCTTTACCCAGGAGAAGGAGCATGGGTTTTTGCCACCCTTCCCGCAAAGATTGCCCAGGACATAAAGCTGGTTACAAGTACATCACCGAAAAGGGGTTTCGGCTCAATACGAGTACGGGCAGCAGTAAACGATACCGAATGGTTTACATCGATATTCCCAGACAGAAAAACAGGTTCTTACCTACTTCCCATAAAGCAAGATGTACGAAAAAGGGCTAAAATATCGACCGGAGATAGGTGTAAATTTACTATTTACATCGAAGATGTTTTTTAG